One Rhizoctonia solani chromosome 1, complete sequence DNA window includes the following coding sequences:
- a CDS encoding Retrotransposable element Tf2 protein: MSIEPLFCAALQTNKSPLLTIDIEGITDTQTALIDSGSSANFIDPQFACSHNIPLIELDSPCSVIGINGKQVNNPIRFKAWLVFSSQNRQFSAIFYALPLGNRNLILGAPWLKLANPDIDWTTMKVSLRLATEAQAGSINPEPQNLPVEFQELQKVFSEEFFTTLPEHCPYDIAIDLEEDKQPPYGPIYSMTPAEREALKEHIDSELAAGKIVPTTSPAGALVMFVKRADGRLCLVVDYCWLNAITIKDRYALPRQDKLIEKLHHAKIFTKLDLRNGYHNIRIKEGDEWKAAFCTGLGHFAPTAMQFGLSNAPAVFMRFMNDIFCDLLDISVVVYLDDILIFSNSREELVEHVKEVLSCLLKHNLFCNLAKCYFFVTEVTYIGLVITPDGISVQKDKVQAIMDWPEPQNVKQVQSFLGFANFYCCFVPNFSCLAHPLNNLNQKEQPWIWLEEQKAAFDAIKAEMCKEPVLAHPDESKSYTLETDASGAAMGAVLSQRKEDGCLHPVAFMSASFSPAEQNYDTHDKELLAIICAFEHWRIFLEGTEQPITVFTDHKNLEYWKSARTFNRRHMCWHLMLASYNFVIAYRPGKQSQQPDALSRQLDHMDLEPSPQEATQEDPSLDTILLAVSDPKSMPHSIAQKFKDYTIQEGLLLYQGRVLVPDEPEIKQQLLSHFHDSPASGHQGRAQTPELISCHYYWPAMKFQVNCYVESCEICQRSKGHAHNYALNLLSVPAGLWEDISYDFIVKFPKCKGYDSILVVVDCFSKMMHLIPCKETATAEDVAQVFLEHVWKLHGTPKRTVSDRGTTFNSKFLKALYKSLQITPSFSTAYHPQSDGQTEIKNHWLEAYLCPFINHRQSDWVDWLPLAEFTHNNARSKASGKLPFEIVYGCSPVISLLLEPTGLPIADNRAKQLAETIQEVQASIKWAQECYKQADTGKPPPEFQPGDKVWLLASNITLQHPNKKLNHKQYGPFPVIERVGSHAYCLALPETLKIHDVFHVSLLSAFKQDTDFNCTFTPPPPVITAEGEEEHEVDKFVDWAAEDGIWKYRVRWKGYVPHEDTWEPAKDLQHCKDKLRNFFANYLDAPATNNPIPANVCKVKRGKMLSLPKLALLSSSCTPHYPSMPIFSSINALAYNPCLNINCYIMNGPEEMRVHLDSSANIIHALMSASSCNKVRFFKRNVYKHPKWGFLYWLDPRGEEGPDTLYGKQVYHWWHFIASHPGAFRDLAQWHCHGFATPPPTVSTPPSVRELTQAMQNLILLYPADPPAYTSRPAMPVTPPACPDTPRPTEAHAPAPLPFPLFSSTPDTCWTPGYLSPVGETQWEPQSYLGWSNEEIRSNEELFRFEELLAIDCSEWM, encoded by the exons ATGTCTATAGAACCCTTGTTTTGTGCAGCCCTGCAAACCAATAAATCACCACTGCTCACTATAGACATAGAGGGAATCACAGACACTCAAACTGCTctaattgattctggttctTCTGCCAACTTCATTGACCCCCAATTTGCCTGCTCCCACAACATTCCACTCATTGAATTGGACTCCCCCTGCTCTGTCATTGGCATTAATGGCAAACAAGTCAACAACCCTATCCGCTTCAAGGCTTGGTTAGTCTTTAGCTCTCAAAACAGGCAATTTTCTGCCATCTTCTATGCTCTTccccttggaaacagaaacCTTATTCTTGGAGCCCCATGGCTCAAATTGGCCAATCCAGACATTGATTGGACCACCATGAAAGTTTCACTCCGCCTAGCTACAGAAGCACAAGCTGGCAGCATCAACCCTGAGCCTCAGAATCTTCCTGTTGAGTTTCAGGAGCTCCAGAAAGTGTTCAGTGAAGAGTTCTTTACCACACTGCCAGAACATTGCCCTTATGACATTGCTATTGACCTGGAAGAAGACAAACAGCCTCCCTATGGCCCTATCTATTCTATGACCCCTGCAGAAAGAGAAGCACTCAAGGAACACATTGActcagaacttgcagctggaAAGATTGTGCCAACCACCTCACCAGCAGGAGCTCTGgtgatgtttgtaaaaagggCTGATGGCAGGCTTTGCTTAGTGGTGGACTATTGCTGGCTAaatgccatcacaatcaaggacagaTATGCGCTACCCAGACAGGACAAGCTAATTGAGAAATTGCACCATGCTAAGATCTTCACAAAGCTAGATTTGAGGAATGGATATCACAACATCAgaattaaggaaggagatgaatggaaggctgcattttgcactgGCCTTGGCCATTTTGCTCCCACAGCCATGCAATTTGGCCTTAGCAACGCCCCAGCTGTGTTTATGCGCTTCATGAATGACATATTCTGTGATTTACTTGACATCTCTGTGGTTGTgtatttggatgacatcttgatcttctcaaactcaagagaAGAGCTTGTGGAacatgtcaaggaagtcttatCTTGCTTGCTAAAGCATAATCTATTCTGCAACCttgccaaatgctacttctttgtcaCAGAAGTCACCTACATTGGTCTTGTGATTACACCTGATGGCATCTCTGTGCAGAAAGACAAGGTGCAAGCAATCATGGACTGGCCTGAACCCCAAAATGTGAAACAAGtgcaatcattcctaggctttgcaaACTTCTACTGTTGCTTTGTCCCCAACTTCTCTTGCTTAGCACACCCTCTGAATAACCTTAATCAGAAGGAGCAACCATGGATCTGGCTAGAAGAacagaaggctgcatttgatgcaatcAAGGCTGAGATGTGCAAGGAGCCTGTTCTGGCTCACCCTGATGAATCTAAATCTTacaccttggaaacagatgcttcTGGAGCAGCCATGGGCGCTGTACTATCTCAGAGAAAGGAAGATGGTTGTCTACATCCTGTTGCATTCATGTCAGCCAGCTTTTCACCTGCTgagcagaactatgacacacatgacaaggagctacttgccatcatttgtgcatttgagcactggagaatcttcctggaaggaactgagcagccaatcactgtgtttactgatcacaagaatctggagtactggaaatcaGCCAGAACCTTCAACAGGCGTCATATGTGCTGGCATCTCATGCTGGCGTCTTACAACTTTGTCATTGCTTATAGACCTGGGAAACAGTCACAGCAACCTGATGCCCTATCAAGACAACTTGATCACATGGACTTAGAACCATCTCCACAA gaagctacTCAGGAAGACCCTAGTCTTGACACAATCTTGCTAGCTGTATCAGACCCTAAATCCATGCCCCACAGCATTGCACAAAAGTTCAAGGACTATACAATTCAGGAGGGTCTACTTTTGTATCAAGGAAGAGTACTTGTGCCAGATGAACCTGAGATCAAACAGCAGCTCTTATCTCACTTCCATGATTCCCCTGCTTCTGGTCACCAAGGAAGAGCACAAACTCCAGAGTTAATCAGTTgtcactactactggccagcaatgaaattccaagtcaattgctatgtggagtcttgtgaaatctgccaaagaagcaagggCCATGCACACAACTATGCTCTCAACCTGCTTTCTGTCCCTGCAGGTCTCTGGGAAGACATCTCatatgatttcattgtcaagtttccCAAGTGTAAGGGATATGACAGCATTCTGGTGGTTGTAGACTGCTTctcaaagatgatgcacctgatTCCCTGCAAAGAAACTGCTACTGCTGAGGATGTAGCTCAGGTGTTCTTGGAGCATGTTTGGAAGCTACATGGAACTCCCAAGCGCACTGTGTCTGACAGAGGCACtacattcaactccaagttccTCAAGGCACTCTACAAATCTCTGCAAATCACTCCTAGTTTCTCCACTGCTTATCACCCACAATCTGATGGGCAAACTGAGATCAAGAACCATTGGCTAGAGGCTTACCTATGTCCCTTCATTAATCATAGACAGTCTGATTGGGTTGATTGGCTCCCACTAGCTGAATTCACTCATAACAATGCCAGAAGCAAAGCATCAGGCAAATTGCCctttgagattgtgtatGGCTGTTCTCCTGTCATTTCACTGCTCCTGGAACCCACTGGATTGCCTATTGCTGATAACAGAGCCAAGCAACTTGCTGAGACAATTCAGGAAGTAcaggcatcaatcaaatgggctcagGAGTGCTACAAACAGGCAGACACAGGGAAACCACCTCCTGAGTTTCAACCAGGAGACAAAGTTTGGCTTCTGGCTTCCAATATCACATTGCAGCACCCCAACAAAAAGCTCAACCATAAGCAGTATGGCCCTTTCCCTGTCATAGAAAGAGTGGGCTCTCATGCTTATTGCCTGGCTCTCCCCGAGACcctgaagatccatgatgtgttccATGTCAGCTTATTATCTGCTTTCAAACAAGACACAGATTTTAATTGCACATTCACTCCCCCACCGCCTGTGATCACagcagaaggagaagaagagcaTGAAGTAGACAAATTTGTAGATTGGGCAGCAGAAGACGGAATCTGGAAGTACAGGGTcagatggaagggatatgtgCCCCATGaggacacatgggaaccagccaaGGATCTACAGCAttgcaaggacaaattgcgcAACTTCTTTGCTAATTATCTGGATGCCCCAGCCACCAACAACCCCATCCCTGCAAATGTGTGCAAAGTTAAAAGAGGCAAGATG CTCTCACTGCCAAAACTTGCCCTGCTAAGCTCTTCTTGCACTCCCCACTATCCCAGCATGCCCATCTTCAGCTCCATCAATGCCTTGGCCtacaacccttgcctcaacatCAATTGCTACATCATGAATGGCCCAGAAGAAATGAGAGTACACCTAGACAGCTCTGCCAACATAATTCATGCTCTGATGAGCGCCAGTAGTTGCAACAAGGTCAGGTTCTTCAAGCGCAATGTGTACAAGCACCCCAAGTGGGGATTCCTCTATTGGCTTGACCCCAGGGGAGAAGAAGGACCAGATACACTGTATGGAAAGCAAGTATACCACTGGTGGCACTTCATTGCCTCCCATCCAGGGGCTTTCAGGGATCTAGCACAATGGCATTGCCATGGGTTTGCTACCCCACCCCCTACAGTCTCCACACCTCCATCTGTAAGAGAGCTAACCCAGGCAATGCAGAACCTAATTCTGCTTTACCCAGCAGACCCACCAGCCTACACAAGCAGGCCAGCAATGCCAGTGACCCCTCCAGCATGCCCAGACACTCCCAGGCCAACAGAGGCGCATGCACCAGCACCCTTGCCATTCCCCCTGTTCTCCAGCACACCAGACACTTGCTGGACCCCAGGATACTTGTCTCCAGTGGGAGAAACACAGTGGGAGCCTCAGAGCTACCTAGGATGGAGCAATGAGGAGATAAGAAGCAATGAGGAGCTGTTTAGGTTTGAGGAGTTACTTGCTATTGATTGTTCTGAATGGATGTAA
- a CDS encoding Retrotransposon-derived protein PEG10: MADARSRKLSMASLALRQASPLITPATLEGPSNAPISCTRVELHPEILWQQEDATKLDHQHRYLIGNNASSRSQPPALHRLLEKNTGHLISHLDAWKQTMLQDVTQAVESAIQCLLTVPSSTDPHTLPRRVFTVKDNTPKAPSGSGSSGNKDFLVPIMDEPDPKGKRVKLESPEPPKATPNTSWTIPHTQEHFNPNPGQPFIRPTPVDLPSTSQAATSNPLSKGYLSAQPGETDEEKEARTLHNIATIMGRALSVPLQSIFRGLSQTPGPAQVKLKIPAPEKYSDKKGPAAKSFILDCKTYFLSNASSFPSDHNGQPKKWGQIYSEKLLNGDDKPTLESWNTFETAFLRHWSNPAAAQIAEQCLHKLKQLKSASDHATEFRIIASKLEWSNPALIASFCQGLKAEVRSKLIEYTLHKNITALDKFISTACLIDDTLFEVRKELRKDSNSSTSSPQHPAQGHSSNFVSKQVQEARRNTGECSKCGEKSHKWEDCKNGWRLKTIEHSKPESGKAAEVEELELLPQAGKV; the protein is encoded by the exons ATGGCAGATGCCAGATCACGCAAATTGTCAAtggcctcacttgcattgaggcagGCATCCCCTCTTATCACTCCAGCCACACTAGAAGGACCTTCCAATGCACCTATAAGTTGCACAAGGGTTGAACTCCATCCAGAAATCCTCTGGCAGCAAGAGGATGCTACAAAACTTGATCACCAGCACAGATATCTCATAGGCAACAATGCCAGCAGCAGATCTCAACCCCCAGCACTCCACAGACTACTGGAAAAGAACACAGGGCATCTTATCAGCCATCTAGatgcttggaaacaaaccATGTTGCAGGATGTGACACAAGCAGTAGAGAGCGCAATTCAGTGCCTCCTGACTGTCCCCAGCAGCACAGATCCACACACACTTCCCAGGAGAGTCTTCACAGTCAAAGACAACACCCCCAAGGCCCCTTCTGGCTCAGGCAgctcaggcaacaaggacttctTAGTCCCTATCATGGATGAACCTGACCCAAAAGGAAAAAGGGTCAAACTGGAGTCACCAGAACCACCTAAAGCAACCCCAAACACCTCCTGGACAATCCCACACACCCAGGAACACTTTAACCCCAACCCAGGGCAGCCCTTCATCAGGCCAACACCTGTAGATCTCCCAAGCACATCtcaagcagcaacaagtaaTCCCCTAAGCAAAGGATATCTATCAGCGCAACCAGGAGAAAcagatgaagaaaaggaggcaagaacGCTACACAACATTGCTACCATCATGGGCAGAGCCTTATCTGTCCCACTTCAGAGCATCTTCAGGGGACTGTCCCAAACTCCTGGCCCAGCCCAAGTCAAATTGAAAatccctgctcctgagaagtaCAGTGACAAGAAGGGCCCTGCAGCCAAATCATTTAtcctggattgcaaaacctactTCCTTAGCAATGCTTCCTCATTTCCTTCTGACCACA AtggacaacccaagaagtGGGGACAGATCTATTCAGAGAAACTGCTGAATGGGGATGACAAGCCAACCTTGGAATCCTGGAATACATTTGAAACAGCATTCTTGCGCCACTGGAGcaatccagcagcagcacaaaTTGCAGAACAATGCCTGCACAAGCTCAAGCAGCTGAAATCAGCAAGTGATCATGCCACAGAGTTTAGAATCATAGCCAGCAAACTAGAATGGTCAAACCCTgccctcattgcctccttCTGCCAGGGACTCAAGGCAGAAGTCAGAAGTAAGCTAATTGAGTACACCCTGCACAAGAACATCACTGCACTGGACAAGTTTATCTCTACTGCCTGTCTAATTGATGACACACTGTTTGAAGTGCGCAAGGAGCTAAGAAAAgatagcaacagcagcaccagTTCACCACAACACCCTGCTCAAGGGCACTCAAGCAattttgtttccaagcaggttcaggaagcaagaagaaacactggagaatgttccaagtgtGGAGAGAAGTCTCACAAATGGGAGGACTGCAAGAATGGATGGCGCCTCAAAACAATAGAACACTCTAAGCCTGAATCAGGAAAGGCtgcagaagtagaagagctGGAATTGCTTCCCCAAGCAGGAAAAGTCTGA
- a CDS encoding Transposable element Tcb2 transposase produces MPPRGQQHSPELWAQILALWDLGLTIYKIATQLDIPPSTVQVWLLMQTQILKEELCGTMADLSIPVCCTVSQHDNDPKHTAKVTQEWLNTQQLSVLPWPANSPYMNIIENVWDYLDHCGRMRHQLPMHANDLWAILQEEWECIPQAYIDKLYDSMTERVQEVIDRKGGNTCY; encoded by the exons ATGCCTCCCAGGGGGCAACAGCACTCTCCTGAGCTTTGGGCCCAAATTCTGGCACTTTGGGATCTTGGTCTTACAATCTACAAGATAGCTACTCAACTTGACATTCCTCCCTCCACT GTCCAGGTCTGGTTGCTCATGCAAACTCAG ATCTTGAAGGAGGAGCTTTGTGGGACCATGGCTGACCTCTCTATCCCTGTTTGTTGCACTGTCTCTCAACATGACAATGAcccaaagcatacagccaaggtTACTCAAGAGTGGCTCAATACCCAACAGCTCTCAGTACTCCCCTGGCCAGCAAATAGCCCATATATGAATATCATTGAGAATGTCTGGGACTACCTTGACCATTGTGGGCGCATGAGGCATCAATTACCAATGCATGCCAATGATCTCTGGGCCATTCTCCAGGAGGAGTGGGAGTGTATTCCACAGGCATATATTGACAAACTCTATGATTCTATGACAGAAAGAGTGCAGGAGGTCATTGATAGGAAGGGTGGTAATACTTGTTATTAG
- a CDS encoding Retrotransposon gag protein encodes MHNVQDQLSNIVPQHSVPPPPPPSPTSTSSNAPEPTPSSTLELKFAKPKKFSSKKEDSLNFIIACQAYIMMKGASCSNKEKIMWIPSYFEGAAEHWVCPYKGKKVFRGEAVPMLDDVDNFWTKFTKHYMDTNYNKKDCQKLNNLQQKLSLQEDTCQLQQYSVSLGHSGETLHDRYYCGLKKEVKDIMLSTMFQWFCATVQQTYDRAEEIENHIECSQPSYPSCHNPYLEGLLPYISTVKDIYSIYDAQ; translated from the coding sequence ATGCACAATGTTCAAGACCAGTTATCAAACATAGTTCCCCAACACTCTGTGCCTCCACCCCCTCCTCCTAGCCCCACTTCCACCTCTAGTAATGCACCAGAACccactccttccagtacctTGGAACTTAAATTTGCTAAGCCTAAGAAGTTTAGCAGCAAGAAGGAAGATTCCCTTAATTTCATTATTGCATGTCAAGCTTACATAATGATGAAAGGGGCAAGTTGCTCCAACAAAGAAAAAATCATGTGGATCCCCTCATATTTTGAAGGAGCTGCAGAGCATTGGGTTTGTCCATACAAGGGGAAGAAGGTATTTAGAGGAGAAGCTGTACCCATGCTAGATGATGTTGACAACTTTTGGACCAAGTTCACAAAACATTATATGGACACAAATTACAACAAAAAAGACTGTCAAAAATTGAACAACCTGCAACAAAAACTTTCTCTGCAGGAAGATACTTGCCAACTCCAACAATATTCAGTATCTCTTGGTCATAGTGGTGAAACACTTCATGACAGATACTATTGTGGTCTTAAAAAGGAGGTTAAGGATATCATGCTATCtactatgttccaatggtTTTGTGCCACAGTCCAACAAACTTATGATAGGGCAGAAGAGATAGAAAATCATATTGAATGTTCACAGCCATCTTACCCCTCATGTCacaacccatatctggaagggttattaccatatatatccactgtcaaagatatatatagtatatatgatgcacagtga